A window of Bradyrhizobium diazoefficiens genomic DNA:
CTGCCGGCGCAACGATCGAGGCGGTCTCGCCGGTCTCCGTGGAGAGGTCGGCGATCAGCTGATGCGTCCAGGGCGGCAGCGGCTCGACCTCCGAGATCATCCGCGCCATCGCCAGCCAGCGCGGCGTCGGATAGAAGCCGGCGCGCGGCCGCGGCTCATAGAGATAGCCCTTCTCCGACAGCGTCGCGAGCAGGTTGAAGGTCGAGGAGCGCGGCCAGCCGAAATGATCGGCGATCTCCGCAAGCGTCGCCGGCTTCCTCGCTTGCGCGAAGAATTCCATGATCTCCAGGACGTTTGCGGCTTGGCGAACGATCATGGCGAGGCTTGTGTCCCGATCTACGGTTGGCCGAGGATCTTCTTCGCGGCGCGAAGATGCGGCTTGTCGATCATCTGGCCGTCGAGCCGCAGCGTGCCGGAATTGGGATTGCTCGCGAACGCCGCGATCACCTTCTCCGCCCAGCTCCGCTCGGCGTCCGTCGGCTCGAACGCCGCATTGACGACGTCGACATGCTTCGGGTGGATCAGCGCCTTCGCCGAGAAACCGTCGCGCCGCGCCGCGCGCGTCTCCTGCTCGAGCCCTGCAAGATTGTCGATTTCGGTGTAGACCGTGTCGATCGGCGCGACCTCGGCCGCGGCGGCCGCCATCAGGCAGAGATCGCGTGCGAGGCGATAGGGGCTGTGGAACACGCCGCCGGATGACTTTTCGGTGGCGCCGAGCGAAGCCGAAAGATCCTCGGCGCCCCACATCAGGCCGGCGAGACGAGGGGAGCAGCCCTTGTAGCTGCCGAGGCCGAAGATCGAAGCCGCGGTTTCCGTCGCCACGCAAACGATGCGGGTCGAGCCGACCTCCGCACCGGTCGCCGCCTCGAGGGCTTCGAGCCAGGTCGCGACCTGCCGGACGTCATCGCCGCCCTGCGATTTCGGCAATACGATGCCGTCGGGCGCGCCTGGCAGCACCGCGGCGAGATCGGCAAGGGTCATGCCGGTATCGAGCGCGTTGACGCGGACATAGAGCTGACGCGGGCCGCGAGAGCCCTTCAGCATCGACAGCGTCAGCGTGCGCGCCTCCGCCTTCTTCTCGGCGACGACGGAGTCCTCGAGGTCGATGATCAGCGCGTCGGCCTTGCCTTCGCTCGCCTTCTCGAATTTGCGCGGGGAATCGCCCGGCACGAACAGCATCGAACGCATCAGACCGGCCTCTTGTGCATCATCGCCATGCGGCGGCATTTGCCGACGATCTCGTCGTTCTGGTTCAAGGCGTGGTGCTCGAACTCGACGATGCCGGCCTTGGGCCGCGATTTGGATTCCCGCACCGAGAGCACCTTTGTCGTGGCCCGTAACGTGTCGCCATGGAAGACCGGTTTTGGAAACGTGACGTCAGTCATGCCGAGATTGGCAACCGTGGTCCCCAGGGTCGTATCATAGACCGTCATGCCGATCATGATGCCGAGGGTGTAAAGGCTGTTGAAAATGCGCTGGCCGAACTCGGTCTTTTCGGAGAAATGCGCGTCGATGTGCAGCGGCTGCGGATTGAGCGTCAGCAGGCTGAACATGGTGTTGTCCATCTCCGTGACGGTCCGGGTCAGCGGATGCCTGAACTCCTGGCCCACGGAAAAGTCCTCGAAATAAAGTCCGGCCATCGCGGTTCCCTCCTCCTATGTCCTGCGATTTGGACGACGCTGCCTTTAAGGCGGCGCCGCAAGATGAACAGCCCTTTGCTCTGCGAGCCGGTCGATCTCCTCAGTCGAGAAGCCGGCCTCGCGCAAGATGTCGCGGCCGTGCTCGCCGAGCGTCGGTGCGGGACCGGCGGCTTCCGGCTGGGTCACGCTCCAGGTGGAGGGCACGCGCATCTGGCGGATGCGGCCCTCCACGGGGTGATCCACCGTCCTGAAGAAATCGACCGCATCGAGATGCGGATCGTTCAGGATCGTCTCCAGCGTGTGCATCGGCATCACCGGAATGTCGGCGCGCTCCAGAAGTTCGCGCCATTCCGCGCTCGTGCGCGTCAGGAAGATCTGGCCGATTTCGGCGTAGATCTCGTCGATGTGCTTGGTGCGCGCGGCGTGGTTGGCAAAGCGCGGCTGCTGCAAGAATTCGGGCTGCCCGATCGCCTCGAAGAAGCTGCGCCAGTGCTTGTCATTGTAGATGAGAACGCAGAGATAGCCGTCGCTGGTCTGGTAGGGCTTTCGATAGCGCGACAACAGGCGGGCGTAGCCGCCATGGTCGAGCGGCGGATCATAGGTTAACCCGCCGAGATGATCGACCAGCACGAACTCCGCCATCGATTCGAACATCGGCACGTCAATGCGCTGGCCTATGCCGGTGCGCTGCTGGTGCATCAGCCCGCCCAGAATCGCGTTGACCATCATCAGGCCGACGATGCGGTCGGCGATGGTGACGGGGACGTAGCGCGGCGTGCCGTCACCGGCGGCCGCCAGCAACGTCGGAATGGCGGCCGCACCCTGGATCAGATCGTCATAGGCGGGCTTTGCGGCATAGGGACCGGACTGGCCGTAGCCGAACGCGCCGACATAAACGAGCGAAGGATTGATCGCGGCAAGCGTCTCGTAGTCGAGGCCGAGCCGCGTCATCGCCTGCGGGCGTACATTATAGACCAGCGCGTTGGCATT
This region includes:
- a CDS encoding CoA ester lyase encodes the protein MRSMLFVPGDSPRKFEKASEGKADALIIDLEDSVVAEKKAEARTLTLSMLKGSRGPRQLYVRVNALDTGMTLADLAAVLPGAPDGIVLPKSQGGDDVRQVATWLEALEAATGAEVGSTRIVCVATETAASIFGLGSYKGCSPRLAGLMWGAEDLSASLGATEKSSGGVFHSPYRLARDLCLMAAAAAEVAPIDTVYTEIDNLAGLEQETRAARRDGFSAKALIHPKHVDVVNAAFEPTDAERSWAEKVIAAFASNPNSGTLRLDGQMIDKPHLRAAKKILGQP
- a CDS encoding MaoC family dehydratase, whose amino-acid sequence is MAGLYFEDFSVGQEFRHPLTRTVTEMDNTMFSLLTLNPQPLHIDAHFSEKTEFGQRIFNSLYTLGIMIGMTVYDTTLGTTVANLGMTDVTFPKPVFHGDTLRATTKVLSVRESKSRPKAGIVEFEHHALNQNDEIVGKCRRMAMMHKRPV
- a CDS encoding CoA transferase, which translates into the protein MGPLAGFTILDLTSVLMGPYGTQVLADMGADVIKVENPEGDIVRQIGPGRTPGMGGMFLNANRGKRSIVLDLKKMEGRDALLRLAKNANALVYNVRPQAMTRLGLDYETLAAINPSLVYVGAFGYGQSGPYAAKPAYDDLIQGAAAIPTLLAAAGDGTPRYVPVTIADRIVGLMMVNAILGGLMHQQRTGIGQRIDVPMFESMAEFVLVDHLGGLTYDPPLDHGGYARLLSRYRKPYQTSDGYLCVLIYNDKHWRSFFEAIGQPEFLQQPRFANHAARTKHIDEIYAEIGQIFLTRTSAEWRELLERADIPVMPMHTLETILNDPHLDAVDFFRTVDHPVEGRIRQMRVPSTWSVTQPEAAGPAPTLGEHGRDILREAGFSTEEIDRLAEQRAVHLAAPP